The DNA window TATATTGTCATCATAAGCTATTAATACTATATTGTCTATAATGTATAACACATCAAAATATAGATTAATAGATTAACAGATTAATAATATGCATACAGCATCATTCAATTACAATATATTTTTAATTATTATGTACGGTTTAACCGTAAACAGCTATAAAAAAATAATATCATCGTAGGATACATTAAATACTTTTTCAATATTAGCGATAGCTATAACATCAGGGTAGGACTTCTTTCGCTCCCAGTTTCGCCATGTAGCAACCGATACTCCAACCTCTTTTGCAGCTCGTTCTTGAGACCAATCTCTAGATACTCTCAACATTTTTAAGGTTACTTTCATGACAACCTCCCTTCACATATATCATAGCTAACCTTACCATATATAATAATGATTGTAATACGGTTAAATCGTATTGTCTAGTGTTAACTATACAGTATATAAGCTATCTATTGTAACAATGACAGGTTTATTGTACGATAGTATTAATAAACACTGATTAATAGGCAGATGTAGGGGACTTTCAGAATGAGCGATTTAGGTAACAAGGAAATCATGGCGCAGAATATCCAACGTTTCATGGATAAGCGTGGCATAGATAGAAATAAAATTTGTACCGATTTAGGTTTTAAATATACAACCTTTACTGACTGGGTTAAAGGTAACACATACCCAAGAATTGATAAAATAGAAATGATGGCCAATTACTTTGGTGTATCAAAATCAGATTTGGTAGAGCGTTACGACGAAAACAAGCCCTATTATGCTAATCCAGAGATAACACAATTTGCTCAAGCCCTACAGAACAGTCCATATGCCAATAACCTCATCACCTCTATTACGGATCTGTCAGAAGAGGAAATGGCTGAAACCTTAAAATATATTGATTTTTTAAAGTCAAAGAGAAATTCTTAAATTCATATAACAATAAAAATTATGCCAATAATACTTAGTAAAGACTCAACTATAACCATAGTATAAATGCTCCACTGTCCTTGTTTTCTTATCTTTTATAGGCCATCTTTATAAGTTACAAAAATGGCTTACACAATTTTATGATGCATTAAAAGAAAACCCGCACAGTTGTGCGGTTTTTTTGTGGACCACCAGTGGTTAGAACCCTAGATACCCTAATTAAGAGTGTATTATTCGACTACTGACAAAAACTATAAATATAGTACTTTACTGTATTTTATATTCTCACATTTAACTATATTTCAGTATATTTTTTATTGAAATGATGTCAAAATGATGTCGTCTATTATATACATTATATGTTGTGATCCATTTCTTCACCGTATAGACGTTCCATTCCTTGCCGAGTTACAAGCCACATTTTCCCAGACTTTCTAAACTCACCTTCTAAAAATCCATTCTTTACACGGCCTCTACAATTCTGTTTCAATGCATCAGCCGTAACATTCCATCGTTCTGCGGCCTCTTGTGTTGTCATTACATCATCTAATTTCATTATAATACTCCCAATATAACTAATAGATTATAAACGGATAAAACAAAAGCAATAATACTAATTGTTAAAGTTAATCTTGAAATCATATGCTCGCCATTGTTATAATAGTTAGGAAGAGTGGAGCTCCTTCGAGCTCCTGTGGTTACTGATTTAATAACTATATTATCGCTATTGCTAGTTGGATAAACGCGGTTATTATCGGTAGCCACTTTTTTATTATCTTCCTTAACTTCTTCAACGGCTTCACCTCCTTCCTTATGTCTATATTACACCCTATATCGTGTATAAATGCAAGTTTTATTTTGATTTTTACAAACAAAATAGAGCCTAACAACGTAGATAATATCTAGGTTAGTAGGCTCTTTTATTTATAGTTGCGTGTATCCACCATTACACGGTATAGAGATGTATGGATCACCTCTCAATCATCGATGAATCGCTACTCCGATTACTGTCCCACCATTTGAGATAAGTTGCGTTGCGTCCGTAAGAGTTTAATTGTTCGTTTGTCGCCCTTGATTTGCTCTTTCAATTTGGTTATCTAATGTGTTTAACAGAAGTGAAATGGAAGCTGACGTGGTAGAAAAGATTTCAAACATATTCTAATTGATGTCAAAATGATGTCAAAAGAAAAACCCGCACAGTTGTACGGGTTATTTTGGTGGACCACCAGGGGTTCGAACCCTGGACACCCTGATTAAGAGTCAGGTGCTCTGCCAGCTGAGCTAGTGGTCCATGACATGACTAATTATATGCTTATTTTATAGGAATGTAAAGAATAATTATTACATCCCTATAAAACATTACATTGATACCTATATTAATATTGTAATACCCAGTCTCTCATAATATTACAAGCCTCTGTAGGCAATATATCTGTAGTGCCTACACAGTCAACACCACTATATACTTGAAGGACACTATGGGTACGGCTTACTTCCTTAACAATGACCTCCGTTAATTGAGATTTTTGAATGTTAAATGTAAGCCCAAATCGACCGAAATAAGTAAATACAGTCTTTTCTGTATTATACTCCATATGAACTTGGAGCATTTTGCCACCAGGCCAGCAAGCCTCGACATGCTCCTTGGATCTTGGTTTCAGAAAATCAAAAAAGCCCATATTACCCTCCGATGCGCCACATAGGACGTTCTGGTTGTTCCATACCTACGCCATCATGACGTTCTTGCTTTCGTTGCAACGCACGTTCAATATGCAGAGCTAAATCTTTCTCGGTTGCACCATTGCGCACAAGAGATACAAGATCAGCCTCATCATCACGTAACAAGCATAAACGCATTTGTCCATCTGATGTAAGACGTACACGGTTACATGTATCACAGTAGCTATGAGACATAGAAAAGATGAAACCTACAGCCTTTCCACTTGGCAACGCTAAATACGTAGCAGGACCAAAACCATACACAGAATGAACCTCTGTAAGAGGCCCTCCACTTACACGTTCCAATTGAGATCGCCACTCATCAAAGGTCGGTCCATGGAATGCATCACCTTGGAATGGCATGTATTCTATAAATCGCCATACAACAGGCCATTTTTCTACATACTGTAACAAAGATTTGACTTCTTCATCAGACCAATGACGAGATAATACAGTATTAATCTTTACGGATTTAAAGTTTGCACTAATAGCACTGCGAATACCATCGAGCACAGAATCCAGCTGACCTTCTTTGCCTACACAAGTAGCAAAGGCATCACTTTCAAGAGAATCAAGACTAATATTCACTCGGTTCAATCCAAGTTTTTTCAATCGTTGTACTCGAGATGCGAGTAAGCTACCATTCGTAGTCATAGATATATCTTCAAACCAACCAGTATCCTTAATACGGGTTAAAAGCTCTTCGATATGTGGATACAACAATGGCTCGCCACCAGTTAAGCGCACTGCTTTCACGCCGATACGATGGAAGGCACCTAAAATAGTCATCCATTCATCAACTGATAATAATTGTGTTTGACTTTGAGGTGTAATTTCAGCAGGTCGGCAATAGGGACAACAAAAATTACACGCATCTGTCAATGACAGACGTACATATTCAATTGTACGGCCCCATGCGTCTTTCATAACACACCTCGTTTATAATACAAAGCTATTTAATAATAGATACTTCATCACCTACGTGAATCGTACCATTTTTAAGGACTTTACCAAAGATTCCTTGTGTAGGCATGATACAAGATCCTACTTGTTTCATGATTTCACAACCATGATGACATTCCTTACCAATTTGAGTGATTTCAAGAATTACATCACTGCCAACTTGTAATTGTGTACCTACTGCTAATTCGTAAAGCACCATACCTTCAACAGTAATATTTTCTGCAAAATCACCAGGTTTAACATCCGCACCTTGAGCGCGCATATGGTCTATACTTGCAATGCCAAGTAAGCTGATTTGACGATGCCAGTTACCTGCGTGCGCATCACCTTCCATACCGTGATCTACGATAAGATTAGCGGATTCAATATTATGTTTCTTTTGCCCTTTTTTCTCACTAATAGAGATAGCAATAATTTTTCCGTCTGCCATGTAACCCTTCCCTTCTTATGGGAACATACCATATATACATAACTTTATTTCAACATGTAATTGCAACTAATTTTATGATTCTCATCTTACTGAAAGCACCACAAAATTATTCTACAATTATCTATTTATTATAGCATAGTATTCATACAAATTTCCTATGAATTTAATCACTAAAAAAAACTCTGCTCCAAGGAACAGAGTTCTCATATAATATGTCTTATCGGCGACCCATTTCTTTAATTTCATCACCACGATTAACACCATTAAGTAGTAAATTCAGCAAAATTGCCATAATACTACCAAAGGTAATACCAGATTTTAAAATAATTTGTGCCCAAGCAGGGAAATTAGCATAAAAGTTTGGCGCTGCAATAGGGATCATAGCCACACCAATACTAATTGCTACAAGCATTAAATTATGATTACCTTCAAAGCTAACCTTGCCTAAAGAACGAATACCACTAGCAACAATCATACCAAACATGGCAATACCAGCACCACCTAATACGGCATTTGGAATACTAGCTACGATGGCCGCTAATTTAGGGAATAATCCCAACAAAATCAAAATCACACCAGAGGCAGCAACTACAAAGCGGCTCTTAACACCCGTTACAGCAATAAGGCCCACGTTTTGAGCAAATGCTGTATATGGGAAGCTATTAAGAATACCACCGATAACAGTAGATACACCATCAGCACGAATGATAGATGCCAATTCCTTACGTCCAATTGGCTTATCTACAATTTCACCAATCGCAATACTGTCACCTGTGGTTTCAACCATAACAACAAGCATTACGATAATCATGGAAAGCACAGAAGCCCAATCAAAGGTTGGTAAACCGAAATAGAAAGGTTCAATAACTGCAATCCAGCTGGAACGACCAACTTCATCAAAGTTGGTGACGCCCATGGCAAAAGCAATAGCTGTCCCTGCAATCAAACCGATTAGTACAGAAAGATTACTGAAGAAACCTTTTGCAAATTTGTAAACAAATACGACGATTAAGAATGTAAGGAACCCGAGTCCAATATTAGTAAAACTACCAAATTGTGGATTCCCTACACCACCGCCCATCCAATTAATAGCAACTGGCATCAAGTTAATACCGATAATGGTAATAATTGTACCTGTAACTACCGGAGGGAATAGTCGAATAAGACGACTAAAGAATGGCGCTATCAAAAATGTAAATAACCCGGCTATGATAATAGCGCCATAAATAGCAGTCATACCATGCTGGGCACCAATCATCGCCATAGGGCCTACAGATGCAAAGGTAACCCCTTGGATCATTGGAATACGTCCACCAATGTTACCAAAACCTAACGTCTGGATTAATGTGGCAACACCGCAAGTAAATAAGTCCGCTGTAATTAAGCGAATCAAATCTTCCACAGGTAAATGCATGGCCTGCGCCACGATAATAGGTACTGCAACGGCGCCTGCATACATGGCCAATACGTGCTGTAAACCAAAGGCAAAGAGCTGTGGTATTGGCAACATACTATCGACCGTATTCATTTGTTTTTGATCTGTCATAATGTCTCCTACATCAAACCTCGAAATAACACCCACTCATTTTACACTATCGTTCGGATTTTAACAATAGAAAAAAGAGAACTCATTATTTTTAAAAGTAATAACAAGTTCTCTCTTTTATATTTTCCGAACATTAAACTCTCAAAAACATAAATCGTTCGAAACCATTCAAAATTTATTAATTAATAAATCCAGACGTCTATCTATTTATTTCAGGCTATATTTTGAGCTACTGTTTTGAGCTAATTATACATATAAGCCTATAATAGCCGACTCTTTAGCATCAAGATCTTTTTCAATAGCATTCATTTTTGCAGTTATATCAGTTACAAAGGCTTCATCTTTAATCCCAGATAAATTGATACGTACATTTAAGAATGCCGCCTTTACGGCAGCACGGGCATTAATAGCAGCAATAATACCATCGGTAATGAGGTTTTGATTGCCCTTGCGAGATGCCAAATCCGCTAAATCAAAGATCTGATATGCTAACTCACCGATTTCAAAGGGCACCATAGCCGCATCTTTATAAGCTTGCTGAATAGCTGCACTGCGTGTAGCCTTTTCTTCATCAGTATTCTTTGGCAAACCTAATGCATTCATAAAGATATTAAATACATTCGCATCAGCTTGAGACAACTCAAGCATGCGATTACGAATGGCTTCTGCTTTACCTTGAAGGTCTTTCATTTCAGATTGAACCTCTTCATACCCTTTTTTACCAAAGGTTAAGTTTGCCACCATTTCAGCTAATGCAGCGCCCGTTGCAGCTGTTAAAGCCGCAATGGCACCACCACCAGGTGTCGGCTCTTTAGATGCAGTAGCGGCTACAAAGTCACTCACTTTTTGTTCTACTAATTTCATATCTATACCTCATGTAAAGGAGATAACAAGGTAGACCTTGTTATCTCCTTAAAATTACTATAAAACTGTATCAGTTAAATCAATAAACGCTATAACTCTAATTAAAATTAGTCTTACAGGTTAATCTTTTTAGAAAGACTAACTATATGTATTTAATATTAGAATAAGCCTTTAATCGTACCATCTGCTTCTATATCCATGTTGAGAGCTGCTGGGCGTTTAGAAAGACCTGGCATAACCATTACATCACCTGTACGGCATACGATAAAGCCAGCCCCATTGGCAACGCGAATATCGGATACAGTGATAGTAAAGCCCTTTGGTGCACCGAGCAACGCAGGATTATCAG is part of the Veillonella sp. genome and encodes:
- a CDS encoding nucleobase:cation symporter-2 family protein; the protein is MTDQKQMNTVDSMLPIPQLFAFGLQHVLAMYAGAVAVPIIVAQAMHLPVEDLIRLITADLFTCGVATLIQTLGFGNIGGRIPMIQGVTFASVGPMAMIGAQHGMTAIYGAIIIAGLFTFLIAPFFSRLIRLFPPVVTGTIITIIGINLMPVAINWMGGGVGNPQFGSFTNIGLGFLTFLIVVFVYKFAKGFFSNLSVLIGLIAGTAIAFAMGVTNFDEVGRSSWIAVIEPFYFGLPTFDWASVLSMIIVMLVVMVETTGDSIAIGEIVDKPIGRKELASIIRADGVSTVIGGILNSFPYTAFAQNVGLIAVTGVKSRFVVAASGVILILLGLFPKLAAIVASIPNAVLGGAGIAMFGMIVASGIRSLGKVSFEGNHNLMLVAISIGVAMIPIAAPNFYANFPAWAQIILKSGITFGSIMAILLNLLLNGVNRGDEIKEMGRR
- the moaA gene encoding GTP 3',8-cyclase MoaA is translated as MKDAWGRTIEYVRLSLTDACNFCCPYCRPAEITPQSQTQLLSVDEWMTILGAFHRIGVKAVRLTGGEPLLYPHIEELLTRIKDTGWFEDISMTTNGSLLASRVQRLKKLGLNRVNISLDSLESDAFATCVGKEGQLDSVLDGIRSAISANFKSVKINTVLSRHWSDEEVKSLLQYVEKWPVVWRFIEYMPFQGDAFHGPTFDEWRSQLERVSGGPLTEVHSVYGFGPATYLALPSGKAVGFIFSMSHSYCDTCNRVRLTSDGQMRLCLLRDDEADLVSLVRNGATEKDLALHIERALQRKQERHDGVGMEQPERPMWRIGG
- a CDS encoding helix-turn-helix domain-containing protein, encoding MSDLGNKEIMAQNIQRFMDKRGIDRNKICTDLGFKYTTFTDWVKGNTYPRIDKIEMMANYFGVSKSDLVERYDENKPYYANPEITQFAQALQNSPYANNLITSITDLSEEEMAETLKYIDFLKSKRNS
- a CDS encoding cyclodeaminase/cyclohydrolase family protein; the protein is MKLVEQKVSDFVAATASKEPTPGGGAIAALTAATGAALAEMVANLTFGKKGYEEVQSEMKDLQGKAEAIRNRMLELSQADANVFNIFMNALGLPKNTDEEKATRSAAIQQAYKDAAMVPFEIGELAYQIFDLADLASRKGNQNLITDGIIAAINARAAVKAAFLNVRINLSGIKDEAFVTDITAKMNAIEKDLDAKESAIIGLYV
- a CDS encoding MOSC domain-containing protein — encoded protein: MADGKIIAISISEKKGQKKHNIESANLIVDHGMEGDAHAGNWHRQISLLGIASIDHMRAQGADVKPGDFAENITVEGMVLYELAVGTQLQVGSDVILEITQIGKECHHGCEIMKQVGSCIMPTQGIFGKVLKNGTIHVGDEVSIIK
- a CDS encoding helix-turn-helix transcriptional regulator, producing MKVTLKMLRVSRDWSQERAAKEVGVSVATWRNWERKKSYPDVIAIANIEKVFNVSYDDIIFL
- a CDS encoding helix-turn-helix domain-containing protein; the protein is MKLDDVMTTQEAAERWNVTADALKQNCRGRVKNGFLEGEFRKSGKMWLVTRQGMERLYGEEMDHNI